The DNA region AGCCCGGCGGCGGCGCCGAGCCCGGCGGAAACAGCGGGGGCAACTCCGGCGGCGGCAAGCGCGAGCAGCGCACCGACGTAGCGGTGGTGTGGAAGCTCGGGGCCGACGGCAAGACCATCCAGCCGGTCCGCGTGCGCACCGGAATTACCGACCATACGGTCACCGAGATCACGCAGGTGTTGAACGGCGAGCTGAAGGAAGGCGACAACGTGGTGGTCGGCGCATCTGGCGGCAGCAGCGGACCGCGGTTCACTGGCGGTCCGGGCGGCGGGCCGGGCGGAGGCCTGAGGCGCTAAGGGCGTCCGCTATGGCCACCACGCTCCAGGCAAACGCCGGACAGGCGCCGGCGGCGACCCACGCCGCCGTCATCCGCGTCGAAGACGTCCACAAGTACTACGAGCTGGGCGAAACGCGCGTGCATGCCCTGCGCGGCGTCACGGTCGAGATCACGCGCGGCGAATTCGTCGCCATCATGGGCGCCAGCGGCAGCGGCAAGAGCACCTTCATGAACCTGCTCGGCTGCCTCGACAAGCCCTCTTCGGGCCACTATTACCTCGACGGCACCGACGTTTCGCAGTTCAGCAAGCAGCAGCTGGCCGCGATACGCAACCGCCGCATCGGGTTCGTGTTCCAGGGATTCAACCTGCTCTCGCGCACCACCGCATTAGAAAATGTCGAGCTGCCCACGCTGTACTCCAAGCTCGACAGGGTCGAGCGCGAGAAGCGTGCCCGGGCGGCGCTGGAAATGGTCGGACTCGGCCAGCGCATGGACCACTTCCCGTCGCAGCTCTCCGGCGGGCAGCAGCAGCGCGTCGCCATCGCCCGCGCGCTGGTGAACCAGCCGGCCATCCTGCTGGCCGACGAGCCCACCGGCAACCTTGACAGCCGCACGTCGGTCGAGATCATGGACATCTTCCAGCAACTGAACCAGGAGCGCGGTCTGACCATCGTGCTGGTGACGCACGAGCACGACATTGCCCAGTTCGCCAAGCGCAACATCGTCTTCCGCGACGGAAAAATCCGCCGCGACGAGCTGGTGCAGGACCGGCCCATCGCGCACGAAGTGCTGAAGACGATGCCGACGATTGAGGACTGAACGATTGGTGATTGGGTGATTTGGAATTTGGCAGTCAGCAGTTAGCATTTGGCCCCTGAAGGGCACGGGCCCGGACGGCCAAATGCCACATGCTAACTGCCGGGCGACGATGAGTCGCAGAACGAGATTCTATGGATTTACTCGCTACACTTCGCATCGCATTCCGCGCGCTGGCGCGCAACAAGATGCGCTCCATTCTGACCATGCTGGGCATCATCATCGGCGTGGGCGCGGTCATCGCCATGGTCGGACTGGGGCAGGGCGCGAACGAACAGGTGCAGAAGCAGATCGCCGCCATGGGCTCCAACGTCCTGTTCGTGGGCTCGGGCACGGTGAGCCGGGGCGGCATGATGATGGGCTGGGGCGCCACCAAGACCCTGGTCTATTCCGATATGCAGGCGATCCTGCGCGAGTGCCCGGCGGTGGCCGCGGCGGCGCCCATCGCCAGCTCGCAGGCGCAGGTGGTGTTCGGCAACGACAACTGGTACACGCGCGTGACCGGCACCGAGCCGCAGTACATTGACGTCCGCGCCTGGCCGATCGCCGAAGGCGACATGTTCAACCGCGGCGACGTCGACACCGCCTCCAACGTGGCCGTGATCGGCGAGACGGTGCGCAAG from Terriglobales bacterium includes:
- a CDS encoding ABC transporter ATP-binding protein, whose amino-acid sequence is MATTLQANAGQAPAATHAAVIRVEDVHKYYELGETRVHALRGVTVEITRGEFVAIMGASGSGKSTFMNLLGCLDKPSSGHYYLDGTDVSQFSKQQLAAIRNRRIGFVFQGFNLLSRTTALENVELPTLYSKLDRVEREKRARAALEMVGLGQRMDHFPSQLSGGQQQRVAIARALVNQPAILLADEPTGNLDSRTSVEIMDIFQQLNQERGLTIVLVTHEHDIAQFAKRNIVFRDGKIRRDELVQDRPIAHEVLKTMPTIED